The Tepidanaerobacter syntrophicus genome includes the window TGCCAGTGGGGCATTTTTAGGACTTAGAGCATATCATAAAAAATATGATATGATAAGGTCTGCTTATGAAGGTATTGCTTTAGCATTATATGATTGCCATACAAATCTGCCAAAGTACAAGAATAGGCTCTACATAGCAGGCGGAGGGGCACAGAGTGACTTTCTTTGCCAGATAATATGCGACTGCTTAGATGAACCATTAGTCCGAAATAATGTAAAAGAGCTTGGTATCTTGGGCATCTCCTATTTATTACAGAAGATAGCAGGTCAAATTCCTAAATTCAATGAGCAATACTTAACATATTTTTACCCAAATCAATACAACCATCAAATATATATGAAAATTTATGAACGATATTCGACATACAAAAACCTAATGATAAATTACTGGGGAAAAGATTAGTTTTTAATATGAAGCGCTCTACTCAGCAGTAGAAGCAACTATAAAATTATAAGTAATAAAATTATCAAATCAGTACCGGCAGATTCAATGCAGGTACTGATTTTTATTATGTACTCTTCTATACTTTACAAATTTGTGTACATGGTTTTTGCTTCTTTCACTTAAGATACAACAAACAATTCAGTAATCCTCAAACTTCACGGATATTTACCATAACCAGAATAACTCCTTATCTTGCAAAAAACTCTAAATACGGATAAAATTAAAAATGACAGCAAAGCAGCTAAAGAAAAAGCTGCAATAATTTTATTGAAGGGTATAGGGATAAGGTATAAAAGTATGGCAGATCTTAAAGAGAGTTTTTGGTTTGTGCCACCGGAAGAAATCATAAAATCACTGGATACTACTGAAAATGGCTTATCTACTGAAGAAGCGAAAAAAAGACTGCAAATCTATGGGATAAATTCTATCGCTGCTTCAAAAAGCAAAAGCACATTCTCGCTTTTAATTTCTCAATTTAAAAGTCCGATAATCATTATACTTTTCTCTGCGACATTGCTTTCTTTCTTGTTACACGATACATTAGATGCCTTGATTATTTTAACAATTATAATAATAAGCGGTTTGCTGAGTTTTTGGCAGGAATATAGTGCAAATAATGCAATATCTAAATTATTAGCCTTAGTTGAAGTTAAAGTAACAGTTCTTAGAGATAATACGCCGATTCAGGTAAAAGTTGAGGAAATTGTGCCAGGTGATATTATCTTATTGAAAGCCGGCAGTTTAATACCGGGCGACAGCATAATATTAGATTCTAATTCCCTGACGGTAAATGAAGCGATTTTAACAGGGGAAAGCTTTCCGGCTGAAAAATCACCCGGTATAGTTTCACCTGATACACCGCTTGCCCAAAGAAAAAACTGCTTATGGATGGGCACCCATGTTATAAGTGGAATCGGTAAAGCTTTAGTCGTCACTACCGGCAAGTCTACGCAATTCGGAAGCATATCTGAAAGACTTAAAATAAAACCAAAGGAAACTGAATTTGAAAGAGGAATAAATCAATTCGGATATTTTCTCATAGAGCTTACATTACTGCTGGTGATATTTATATTTGCAGTAAACGTTTTACTTGAGCGCCCTGCTCTTGACTCATTCCTTTTTTCGCTGGCCTTGGCTGTAGGACTTACACCCCAACTGCTTCCTGCTATAATCAGCGTAAACCTTTCTTATGGAGCAAAAAAGATGGCAGAAGCTAAAGTCGTAGTTAAAAGACTTGCTTCTATAGAAAATTTTGGCAGTATGGATGTATTGTGTTCAGACAAAACAGGAACCTTGACTCAAGGAGAAATACAGCTTCAAGCCGGAGCTGATGCAAATGGCAAACCAAGCGAAAAAGTTCTAATGTATGCTTATATAAACGCTTTCTTTGAATCTGGATTTGTAAATCCTATCGACCAGGCGATAAGAAATTATAAGGAGTTTGATGTTAAAGATTATGAAAAAATAGACGAGCACCCCTATGATTTCATTCGAAAAAGACTAAGCATAATGGTGAGCAAACAAGGTAGCGACGAAAGCCTTATGGTAACTAAAGGTGCCATAAGCAACATTCTTGAAATATGTACAAAAGCTGAACTTGAAACAGGTGAAATTGTAGATATTTCAACTATATTGCCAAATATTCAGCAGCTTTATGAAAATTACAGCAACAGCGGCTACAGGGTGCTTGGGATAGCATATAAAAAAATAGATGCTAAGTCTACGATTGAAGACGAAAAAGAAGAAGATATGATATTTCTCGGGTTTTTAACGTTCACTGATCCTCTAAAGCCCGGTATAATAGAAACAATTACCAACCTTAAGAATCTAGGAGTTTCTCTAAAAATTGTAACAGGTGACAATAGATATATTGCGGCAAATATAGTAAAACAATTAGGTTTTAATAATGCAGAAATACTTACGGGGCCGGAAATACATAAAATGACTAATGGAGCACTTACTCAGCGGTCATCTTCCGTTTCTATATTTGCAGAGGTTGAGCCAAATGAAAAAGAACGCATAATAGAGTCGTTAAAAAACGCAGGCCATGTTGTAGGATATATGGGTGATGGAATAAATGATGTGTCGGCTTTGCATACTGCTGATGTGAGCCTTTCCGTAGACAGCGCGGTAGATGTGGCAAAAGAAGTGGCTGATATAGTTCTGCTTGAAAAAAATCTAAACGTGTTGGCAGACGGCATAATGGCCGGGAGAAACACTTTTGCCAATACACTAAAATATGTGTTTATGGCCACAAGCGCAAACTTTGGGAATATGTTCAGCATGGCTGGAGCATCTTTGTTTCTTCCATTTTTACCACTGCTTCCAAAACAAGTATTGCTTACAAATTTGCTTACAGATTTTCCTGAAATGACAATAGCTACGGATTCTGTAGATGCGGAAATGGTAGAAAAACCTCGAAGATGGGATATAGGTTTTATACGCAAATTCATGCTGACATTTGGACTTCTCAGCTCCGTGTTTGATTACTTAACATTCGGTTCATTGCTTTTATTAATTCATGCAGATGATGTTCAATTTAGGACTGGCTGGTTTGTAGAATCAGTTATTTCCGCTGCTTTGATTGTTTTAGTTGTGCGCAGCAGGAGACCATTTTATAAGAGTAAACCCGGGAAGTATCTCTTGATAGCAACTTTTGCTGTCGCAACTGCAACTGTCGCTATTCCATATTCTCCGCTTGGAGGAATATTAGGTTTCGAGCCTTTAAAGATTCATACACTTTTGCTCATAGCCGCTATAATATTCATTTACATAATAAGCGCCGAGATTATTAAATTCCAATTCTATAAAAGAATTAAATACTAAAGAGTTTTTGAAAGATAATATAAAGGTGATAAATTTGAAACGTATTGATGCTGTGGATTTGTGTCTAAATTCTTGACACAAATCCACAGATTAGTAATTTTATAACTATTATCTTACAACAAAGCGTATAAACAAAAAATATTTTTAAAAACTTATTGCCAAGATGGCAAAAAGATATTATGATATAAACAAAGCTATTACTGTGAAAACCTTGTTTTGGAGGCATCTTTTATGGTAAATGCCTATGATAAGCTAATAAATATGAAATACCAAAGTAAATTGCTGCTGGGCCTTATTCAGAAAAAGGGGCCTGTTACTAGGAACCAGATTATGGATGCTACCGGCATGAAGTTAACTACTTTAAAACGGTTCATGCAGCCGCTTTTAGATGAAGGATTTATAATTGAAGCAGACATGGGTAAATCTACCGGCGGCAGACCTCCCACACTATATGATGTAAATCCCGAAGGTTTTTATGTAATCGGTATTGATATTTCACGAACTTATACTGAGACTGTCATAACAAACCTGAAGATGGGTATTATCGATTTGCATCGTTTTGCATCGCCGCATGATCCGGAAGATACTGTAAATCAAATATCTTTGTACTTGGAAGATTCGTTGCATAGATTAGGTATAGCAAAATCCTTTGTGCTGGGAGCGGGAATAGGCACTGTAGGGCCTCTTGACCGTGAGAAAGGAATTATCCTTAACCCGGCGAATTTTCCATCAAATTCATGGATTAATGTGCCTATCAGGGATATGTTCAAGGAAAAATTGAGTCTTCCGATCGTCATTGATAATGGCGCAAATACTGCAGTTTTGGCTGAGCATTTATTCGGGACAGGCAAGGGCATAGATAACATGTCATATTTTCAATGCGGCGTTGGCATTAGGACAGGTGCCATTTCTTCAGGAGGTATTGTAAGGGCTATTAATGAGTATGAGGATGCTTTTGGGCATATGGTTATTGATATTAATGGGGAATTATGCCACTGCGGAAATCGTGGTTGCATTGAAACAATGTGCTCAATACCTTCTATTACTAAGAAATTTAAAAAACTGCTGGAACAAAGAAACTCGTCATCTATAAACGAGCCTTTGGATAAAATTGATTATTTGTATATCTGCAA containing:
- the mgtA gene encoding magnesium-translocating P-type ATPase, which codes for MADLKESFWFVPPEEIIKSLDTTENGLSTEEAKKRLQIYGINSIAASKSKSTFSLLISQFKSPIIIILFSATLLSFLLHDTLDALIILTIIIISGLLSFWQEYSANNAISKLLALVEVKVTVLRDNTPIQVKVEEIVPGDIILLKAGSLIPGDSIILDSNSLTVNEAILTGESFPAEKSPGIVSPDTPLAQRKNCLWMGTHVISGIGKALVVTTGKSTQFGSISERLKIKPKETEFERGINQFGYFLIELTLLLVIFIFAVNVLLERPALDSFLFSLALAVGLTPQLLPAIISVNLSYGAKKMAEAKVVVKRLASIENFGSMDVLCSDKTGTLTQGEIQLQAGADANGKPSEKVLMYAYINAFFESGFVNPIDQAIRNYKEFDVKDYEKIDEHPYDFIRKRLSIMVSKQGSDESLMVTKGAISNILEICTKAELETGEIVDISTILPNIQQLYENYSNSGYRVLGIAYKKIDAKSTIEDEKEEDMIFLGFLTFTDPLKPGIIETITNLKNLGVSLKIVTGDNRYIAANIVKQLGFNNAEILTGPEIHKMTNGALTQRSSSVSIFAEVEPNEKERIIESLKNAGHVVGYMGDGINDVSALHTADVSLSVDSAVDVAKEVADIVLLEKNLNVLADGIMAGRNTFANTLKYVFMATSANFGNMFSMAGASLFLPFLPLLPKQVLLTNLLTDFPEMTIATDSVDAEMVEKPRRWDIGFIRKFMLTFGLLSSVFDYLTFGSLLLLIHADDVQFRTGWFVESVISAALIVLVVRSRRPFYKSKPGKYLLIATFAVATATVAIPYSPLGGILGFEPLKIHTLLLIAAIIFIYIISAEIIKFQFYKRIKY
- a CDS encoding ROK family transcriptional regulator; this translates as MVNAYDKLINMKYQSKLLLGLIQKKGPVTRNQIMDATGMKLTTLKRFMQPLLDEGFIIEADMGKSTGGRPPTLYDVNPEGFYVIGIDISRTYTETVITNLKMGIIDLHRFASPHDPEDTVNQISLYLEDSLHRLGIAKSFVLGAGIGTVGPLDREKGIILNPANFPSNSWINVPIRDMFKEKLSLPIVIDNGANTAVLAEHLFGTGKGIDNMSYFQCGVGIRTGAISSGGIVRAINEYEDAFGHMVIDINGELCHCGNRGCIETMCSIPSITKKFKKLLEQRNSSSINEPLDKIDYLYICNAAEQGDKLAKETIVNAATRFGIGLANYINLINPELVVLSGPLIEHSPLFYKTGVEAASKRRYMKNSRVIFSRGGYFKDKAIAVGAAALLVEEILASQDV